The genomic window GAATCGCGGGGCTCTGCGAGTGTGCGACCGGCCAGCCGACGACGCCGAAAACGCGCGTCTCCGGGCCGAGCGTGTCCCAGCGATAGAGGCTGCGCAGCGCGGCAATCGTAGGCTGTCCGGGGGCAGATGCCTCGTCGGTGCTCAAACAGGAAAATGTGCCCCACGCGCCGAACTTGCGCGCCAGCACGCGCGTCGACAGGCCGGCCGCGCCCATCGCGAGCGCGATCAGCGGGCGGCCGGCGGCCCGGCGGCGCAGTTGTTCCAGCACGCGCACGCTGTCCGTGGCGTCGCGGGCGGTGAACACCGCTTTGAGGACGTCGGCCGGCGTTGCGGCCAGGGCATCAAAAACCGTAGCGAGGTCAGCCGGCGTCGCCTGCAAATCGTGGTGCGAGATGATGAGCTGATTGCCGCGCCGCGCGCCGGCGATGCGGTCCCGCGCACCGGCGGAGCGCTGCCAGGTCGCGAGTTCGACATCGATGTAGTCAGGCTTGTGCAGCGCCAGCCGTTCGAGCAATGCAATGCGCTCGTCTTCGCCGCCCGTCCATGCCCCACCCTCGGCGGCGCTGCGGACCGTGATGATCAGCGGCACGCTGCGCGACTGCGCGAGCAGCGCTTCGACGGCGGCGACGTCGCCGATGCGATCCACGCGCAGTTCGACGACGTCCGCGCCGGCGGCTTGGGCCGCACGCACCTGGTCCGCTAGCGGCACGGCGGCCGACACGATCGGAACCACGATGTGCGTCGAGGAACACACGCCTGACTCCTGCGCGGCGGCGCGCCAGCGCACCACTCTGGTATCTCGACCATCAGGGTGGTACGGGCATCTTGCCCGTTTCTGCCACGGGCGGGACGCCCGTACCACCCTACCATCCACGGCGGTCTCCAGCGCGGCGGCGGCCTAGAGCGTGTTGAGCAGGCGCTCCAGCGGTGTTTTCAGCGCGCTGGCGATGCGCGCCAGCGTCCACGTGGAGGTGGCGCTCTTGCCCAGCTCAATCTGCGAGAGTTGAGCCACAGTCAGACCGCATTCGTTCGCGATGTCCGCGAGGGTGCGTTCGGCGGCGGTGCGCACGGCCCGCAGGCGCGCGCCCAGTCGCTGATTGAAAGCCTGCTCGGAGCGGATGCCGACGCCGATCTCGAGCAGCTGGCGTTCGACCGCTTCGAGCAGCGTGGCCTGTTGGACGGGTTTTTCGAGCAGGTCGCGGGCCCCGGCGCGCATCGCGGCGATGACCTGGCCGACCTCCGGGAACGCAGCGATCGCGATCAAACGCGTGTCGGGTGCAACCTGGCGCAGCGACGCCAACACCTCCAGCCCGTCGACGCCTGCCAGGCGGAGATCTACGAGGGCGACGTGGCACGGGGCGCGGCCGGCGTGCGCGAGCCCATCCCGGGGATCCGTGAAGGTGACGACGTCGCAAGCGGCCTCACGCAGCCACGCGCCGACGCGGCGGCAGACCGCCTCCTCATCGTCGATTACCAGGGCCCGGACCGGGATCATCCGCATCATGGGCGGGCATTGTCGCGGATTTGAGCACCGCGTGCCACCGGGCGGAAACCGGCCCGCGACTTGTGTGTAAAACTGTCACGGCGCGTCGAAACGGCCTAAGTGGGCTGGACAAGCGGGCTCCGGGTGTACAATTTGCTGTACGCTGGGAGGTCTGCGGAGACGAATATGAGCAGGATTGCGACATGGTTGGTGTTGACGGGGCTGGCGACCGCCGGCGCCCTGGCCCAGGGCTACGGGGAACCGCCCCACCCGGGAAACATGCCGCCGGCCGGCTTCTGGCCGACCGAGAAGATGATGGACGGCTTCATCAACCGGATCACAGACGAGTTGGGCCGGATCTATGGGTTCGACGAGGACCAGGTCTGGAACACGCGCGACTCGATCAAGGCCCGCTTCCCGCAGTGGATGCAGGAGCACCGTGCCGAGCTGCAGGAGTTGACCAACCAGTACCTCGAATCAGTTTTCGCCGACGAGCCGCCGACGCCGGAAGAAGTCGCCGAATGGGCCCGGCGGGCCAAGCCGCTCTTCCAGGAATTCACGACGCTGGTCACCGAGACCACGGAAGAGATGCGCACGTACATGACCGATGAGCAGCAGGTGATCCTCGACGGGCAGCGGGCGGCGATGGACGTCGGCCTGAACTACATGCAGCAGCGGTTGTCGAGCTGGGAGAAGGGCGGCTACGACTGGGAGACCGAGTGGCCACAGAGTGAGAAATTCAAGCGTGTGGAACGGGAACGTCGCCAGCGGCTGGAGCGCGAGGCGCGGCAGGCGGAGGCGATCGCGATGGGCCAGAACCCGGACGCGGGCCCGGGCGCAGCGACGGCTCAGCCGGGCACCGCGCCCGACGCCAGACCGACGCCCGACAAGGCCACGGCGCCGACGGCGAAGCCCGGCGCCGTGACGCCCAAGGACGAGTGGACGAAGTATGTTGAGGACTTCATCCGGCGCTACCAGCTCGAGGCGGACCAGCAAACCAAGGCCCGTCAGTTCCTGCGTGATCAACAGGAACTGCGCGACAAGTACGTCCGCCGCAAGCTCGACGCGATCCAGGCCGTCGAGAACAAGCTGAAGGCGGCACAAAGCGAGGAAGAGCGCACCAAGGTCAAGGCGGAGCTCGCCGAATTGAACCGGCCAATCGAGCGCTACTTCGAACGCTTGAAGGAACGCCTCGATACGTTGCCGACGCGGAAACAGCGGCAGGAGGCGGCGCAGTCCAACGACGGCAAGCGCGGCCCGGCGCAGGTTTCGGAAGAGAAGCGCACCGCGATGCGCGAGCAGTTGCAGGGGAAGGCGACGGAAGGCAAGGCTGGCTCCGGCGAAAAGCCGGAGCCCGCGCCGCAGACGCAGCCGAAGTAGTCTGTCCCCGAGCAGCGCGCAAAAAAAGAGAGTCCGAGCTCGCCGAAACTCGGACCCTCCAAGCCAGGCTGCCCGCTCAACCGAGCGGTGACCCACAGCCTCAACCACCAGTATCGTTACAGTGACGGCCCGGGCTTAGT from Phycisphaerae bacterium includes these protein-coding regions:
- a CDS encoding response regulator, which gives rise to MMRMIPVRALVIDDEEAVCRRVGAWLREAACDVVTFTDPRDGLAHAGRAPCHVALVDLRLAGVDGLEVLASLRQVAPDTRLIAIAAFPEVGQVIAAMRAGARDLLEKPVQQATLLEAVERQLLEIGVGIRSEQAFNQRLGARLRAVRTAAERTLADIANECGLTVAQLSQIELGKSATSTWTLARIASALKTPLERLLNTL